In Ailuropoda melanoleuca isolate Jingjing chromosome 4, ASM200744v2, whole genome shotgun sequence, the following proteins share a genomic window:
- the SYDE1 gene encoding rho GTPase-activating protein SYDE1 isoform X2 produces the protein MAEPLLRKTFSRLRGREKLPRKKSDAKERGRPAQRPEPSPPEPEIQAPEGSQAGAEGPPSPEASRSPARGAYLQSLEPSSRRWVLGGAKPPEEAALGPRAAGSGEPAGEIWYNPIPEEDSRPPAPEPPGPQPGSAEPEGLASQGAAPASPPTKASRTKSPGPARRLSMKMKKLPDLRRRLSLRGTRAGRERERAAPEGSVISRYHLDSSVGTPGRAAGAGATRGPRAGYLSDGDSPERPAGPPSPTAFRPYEVDGVARARTGPLRGGPDFLQLDHTFHLELEAARLLRALVLAWDPGVRRHRPCAQGTVLLPTVFRGCQAQQLAVRLEPQGLLYAKLTLSEQQEVPGTAEPRVFGLPLPLLVERENPPGQVPLIIQKCVGQIERRGLRVVGLYRLCGSAAVKKELRDAFERDSAAVCLSEDLYPDINVITGILKDYLRELPTPLITQPLYQVVLEAMAQGPPSRAPSSTEGTRGLLNCLPDVERATLTLLLDHLRLVSSFHAHNRMTPQNLAVCFGPVLLPARQAPARPRIRSSGPGLTNAVDFKRHIEVLHYLLQAWPDPRRPPEPPDLAPCLRPKRQAPLHLPLAGPEVVARPRGRGGPESPPSNRYAGDWSVCGRDFLPCGRDFLSGPDYDHVTGSYSEDEDEEAGEPAGAADFDDDFEAPFNPHLNLKDFDALILDLERELSKQINVCL, from the exons ATGGCCGAGCCGCTGCTCAGGAAAACCTTCTCCCGCCTGCGGGGCCGGGAGAAACTTCCCCGGAAAAAGTCGGACGCGAAGGAGCGCG GCCGTCCAGCCCAGCGCCCAGAGCCCAGTCCTCCAGAGCCAGAGATTCAGGCCCCTGAAGGGTCCCAGGCTGGAGCAGAGGGGCCCCCAAGCCCTGAGGCATCTCGGAGCCCAGCGCGGGGGGCCTACCtgcagagcctggagcccagcagccGCCGGTGGGTGCTGGGTGGGGCCAAGCCACCGGAAGAGGCTGCTTTGGGGCCCAGGGCAGCTGGCAGCGGAGAGCCCGCGGGTGAGATCTGGTACAACCCTATCCCTGAGGAAGACTCCAGACCCCCGGCACCTGAGCCCCCAGGACCACAACCAGGCTCAGCTGAGCCAGAGGGCCTGGCGTCCCAAG GTgcagcccctgccagccccccaACCAAAGCCTCCCGCACGAAGTCCCCTGGCCCGGCCAGGCGCCTCTCCATGAAGATGAAGAAGCTGCCAGACCTGCGGCGCCGACTGAGCCTGCGGGGCACCCGGGCTGGCCGAGAGCGTGAGCGGGCCGCCCCTGAGGGCTCCGTCATCAGCCGCTACCACCTGGACAGCAGTGTGGGGACCCCGGGACGGgcggcaggggctggggccacaAGGGGCCCTCGGGCCGGTTACCTCAGTGATGGTGACTCCCCGGAACGCCCAGCAGGGCCCCCATCGCCCACTGCCTTCCGGCCCTATGAG GTAGATGGGGTGGCCCGGGCCCGAACAGGACCACTGAGGGGGGGGCCGGACTTCCTGCAGCTGGACCACACCTTCCACCTGGAACTCGAGGCTGCCCGGCTGCTGCGGGCCCTGGTGCTGGCGTGGGACCCCGGTGTCCGGCGGCACCGGCCCTGCGCCCAGGGCACTGTGCTGCTACCCACAGTCTTCCGAG GGTGCCAGGCCCAGCAACTGGCCGTGCGCCTGGAGCCCCAGGGGCTGTTGTATGCCAAGCTGACCCTGTCAGAGCAGCAGGAAGTCCCAGGCACAGCTGAGCCCCGAGTCTTTGGGCTGCCCCTGCCGCTGCTGGTGGAGCGGGAAAACCCCCCgggccaggtgcccctcatcatcCAGAAGTGCGTTGGGCAGATCGAGCGCCGAGGGCTGCGG gtggTGGGGCTGTACCGTCTGTGTGGCTCGGCAGCCGTGAAGAAAGAGCTTCGGGATGCCTTTGAGCGGGACAGTGCAGCCGTCTGCCTCTCTGAGGACCTGTATCCTGATATCAATGTCATCACTG GCATCCTCAAGGATTATCTTCGGGAGTTGCCCACCCCACTTATCACCCAGCCCCTCTATCAGGTGGTGCTGGAGGCCATGGCCCAAGGACCCCCAAGCAGGGCACCCTCCAGCACTGAGGGCACCCGTGGGCTCCTCAACTGCCTGCCGGATGTGGAGAGG GCCACGCTGACACTTCTCCTGGACCACCTGCGCCTCGTCTCCTCTTTCCACGCCCACAACCGCATGACCCCGCAGAATCTGGCCGTGTGCTTCGGTCCCGTGCTGCTGCCCGCGCGCCAGGCCCCCGCCAGGCCCCGCATCCGCAGCTCCGGCCCGGGCCTCACCAACGCAGTGGACTTCAAGCGCCACATCGAGGTGCTGCACTACCTGCTGCAGGCCTGGCCAG ATCCCCGCAGGCCCCCGGAGCCTCCGGACCTCGCCCCGTGCCTGCGGCCCAAACGGCAGGCGCCGCTGCACTTGCCGCTCGCTGGCCCCGAAGTGGTGGCTCGGCCCCGCGGCCGGGGCGGCCCCGAGAGCCCCCCGAGCAACCGCTACGCGGGCGACTGGAGCGTCTGCGGACGAGACTTCCTGCCCTGCGGGCGGGACTTTCTGTCCGGGCCGGACTACGACCACGTGACGGGCAGCTACAGCGAAGACGAGGACGAGGAGGCGGGCGAGCCGGCGGGCGCCGCGGACTTCGACGACGACTTCGAGGCGCCCTTCAACCCTCACCTGAACCTCAAAGACTTCGACGCCCTCATCCTGGACCTGGAGCGAGAGCTCTCCAAGCAGATCAACGTGTGCCTCTGA
- the SYDE1 gene encoding rho GTPase-activating protein SYDE1 isoform X1 — protein MAEPLLRKTFSRLRGREKLPRKKSDAKERGRPAQRPEPSPPEPEIQAPEGSQAGAEGPPSPEASRSPARGAYLQSLEPSSRRWVLGGAKPPEEAALGPRAAGSGEPAGEIWYNPIPEEDSRPPAPEPPGPQPGSAEPEGLASQGAAPASPPTKASRTKSPGPARRLSMKMKKLPDLRRRLSLRGTRAGRERERAAPEGSVISRYHLDSSVGTPGRAAGAGATRGPRAGYLSDGDSPERPAGPPSPTAFRPYEVGPSARAPPAVLWGRLSLHLYGLGGLRPAPGATPRDLCCLLQVDGVARARTGPLRGGPDFLQLDHTFHLELEAARLLRALVLAWDPGVRRHRPCAQGTVLLPTVFRGCQAQQLAVRLEPQGLLYAKLTLSEQQEVPGTAEPRVFGLPLPLLVERENPPGQVPLIIQKCVGQIERRGLRVVGLYRLCGSAAVKKELRDAFERDSAAVCLSEDLYPDINVITGILKDYLRELPTPLITQPLYQVVLEAMAQGPPSRAPSSTEGTRGLLNCLPDVERATLTLLLDHLRLVSSFHAHNRMTPQNLAVCFGPVLLPARQAPARPRIRSSGPGLTNAVDFKRHIEVLHYLLQAWPDPRRPPEPPDLAPCLRPKRQAPLHLPLAGPEVVARPRGRGGPESPPSNRYAGDWSVCGRDFLPCGRDFLSGPDYDHVTGSYSEDEDEEAGEPAGAADFDDDFEAPFNPHLNLKDFDALILDLERELSKQINVCL, from the exons ATGGCCGAGCCGCTGCTCAGGAAAACCTTCTCCCGCCTGCGGGGCCGGGAGAAACTTCCCCGGAAAAAGTCGGACGCGAAGGAGCGCG GCCGTCCAGCCCAGCGCCCAGAGCCCAGTCCTCCAGAGCCAGAGATTCAGGCCCCTGAAGGGTCCCAGGCTGGAGCAGAGGGGCCCCCAAGCCCTGAGGCATCTCGGAGCCCAGCGCGGGGGGCCTACCtgcagagcctggagcccagcagccGCCGGTGGGTGCTGGGTGGGGCCAAGCCACCGGAAGAGGCTGCTTTGGGGCCCAGGGCAGCTGGCAGCGGAGAGCCCGCGGGTGAGATCTGGTACAACCCTATCCCTGAGGAAGACTCCAGACCCCCGGCACCTGAGCCCCCAGGACCACAACCAGGCTCAGCTGAGCCAGAGGGCCTGGCGTCCCAAG GTgcagcccctgccagccccccaACCAAAGCCTCCCGCACGAAGTCCCCTGGCCCGGCCAGGCGCCTCTCCATGAAGATGAAGAAGCTGCCAGACCTGCGGCGCCGACTGAGCCTGCGGGGCACCCGGGCTGGCCGAGAGCGTGAGCGGGCCGCCCCTGAGGGCTCCGTCATCAGCCGCTACCACCTGGACAGCAGTGTGGGGACCCCGGGACGGgcggcaggggctggggccacaAGGGGCCCTCGGGCCGGTTACCTCAGTGATGGTGACTCCCCGGAACGCCCAGCAGGGCCCCCATCGCCCACTGCCTTCCGGCCCTATGAGGTGGGCCCATCAGCCCGAGCACCCCCCGCCGTACTCTGGGGCCGCCTCAGCCTACACTTGTATGGGCTGGGGGGACTGCGGCCAGCACCCGGGGCCACCCCAAGAGACCTCTGCTGCCTACTGCAGGTAGATGGGGTGGCCCGGGCCCGAACAGGACCACTGAGGGGGGGGCCGGACTTCCTGCAGCTGGACCACACCTTCCACCTGGAACTCGAGGCTGCCCGGCTGCTGCGGGCCCTGGTGCTGGCGTGGGACCCCGGTGTCCGGCGGCACCGGCCCTGCGCCCAGGGCACTGTGCTGCTACCCACAGTCTTCCGAG GGTGCCAGGCCCAGCAACTGGCCGTGCGCCTGGAGCCCCAGGGGCTGTTGTATGCCAAGCTGACCCTGTCAGAGCAGCAGGAAGTCCCAGGCACAGCTGAGCCCCGAGTCTTTGGGCTGCCCCTGCCGCTGCTGGTGGAGCGGGAAAACCCCCCgggccaggtgcccctcatcatcCAGAAGTGCGTTGGGCAGATCGAGCGCCGAGGGCTGCGG gtggTGGGGCTGTACCGTCTGTGTGGCTCGGCAGCCGTGAAGAAAGAGCTTCGGGATGCCTTTGAGCGGGACAGTGCAGCCGTCTGCCTCTCTGAGGACCTGTATCCTGATATCAATGTCATCACTG GCATCCTCAAGGATTATCTTCGGGAGTTGCCCACCCCACTTATCACCCAGCCCCTCTATCAGGTGGTGCTGGAGGCCATGGCCCAAGGACCCCCAAGCAGGGCACCCTCCAGCACTGAGGGCACCCGTGGGCTCCTCAACTGCCTGCCGGATGTGGAGAGG GCCACGCTGACACTTCTCCTGGACCACCTGCGCCTCGTCTCCTCTTTCCACGCCCACAACCGCATGACCCCGCAGAATCTGGCCGTGTGCTTCGGTCCCGTGCTGCTGCCCGCGCGCCAGGCCCCCGCCAGGCCCCGCATCCGCAGCTCCGGCCCGGGCCTCACCAACGCAGTGGACTTCAAGCGCCACATCGAGGTGCTGCACTACCTGCTGCAGGCCTGGCCAG ATCCCCGCAGGCCCCCGGAGCCTCCGGACCTCGCCCCGTGCCTGCGGCCCAAACGGCAGGCGCCGCTGCACTTGCCGCTCGCTGGCCCCGAAGTGGTGGCTCGGCCCCGCGGCCGGGGCGGCCCCGAGAGCCCCCCGAGCAACCGCTACGCGGGCGACTGGAGCGTCTGCGGACGAGACTTCCTGCCCTGCGGGCGGGACTTTCTGTCCGGGCCGGACTACGACCACGTGACGGGCAGCTACAGCGAAGACGAGGACGAGGAGGCGGGCGAGCCGGCGGGCGCCGCGGACTTCGACGACGACTTCGAGGCGCCCTTCAACCCTCACCTGAACCTCAAAGACTTCGACGCCCTCATCCTGGACCTGGAGCGAGAGCTCTCCAAGCAGATCAACGTGTGCCTCTGA